The stretch of DNA TGATACCAAACATTTCGATATCCCCATATTTTAAGTTTGGAAAGATCTTTTTCTTTCCCCCATTCTCTTACCGCTTCTGCAATGGCCTGGAGAACTTTATAATGAGTATCAGGTCCACTACCTTCAGGGTCAAAGGCAAGACTGATTACCGTAGGATTAATCTCTTTTAATTCTTGCAGGATCGGAAGAACATCTCTTTCACGATTCGGCTTTTCTGTAAAGATAGCACCGGTATAGAAACCAAGTCTAAGGTGACTTACATTCTTTGTTCTTACTCCAAAATGAGCCCACACCAGTTCTTCTTCATATTCACGGATCATTCCCTTCAGAATTTGAATTTTAGATTCAGGATTCTGACCATCATAACTGGAGTTAACTGTAGCTATGATTTCTCTGATTTTTTCAGATAAATCCGATTTGCTTTTCAGATCCCAGAGCTCTACAATGCTTCGCACCATTCTGTGGGAAACTGCTCTTGATCTTTCATACTCATCTCCGGAAGCAATATTGATCAGGTAATGATAGACATCTTTGTCTTTTTTATTTTTATATCCTACTTCAAAAAAGTCCGGATAATTAAGCATTTCTACTTCCCCCTTTTCTACAAAAGAAAGTGTATCATTAAGGATCTTTATTAAAAATTTATTTGTAACCGCCGTAAATCCAGAAGTCAGTACTGAATAATAAGAGGTATTGGTTTCATTACGGGACTGATAATGAATATAGGGTAACAGACCCAAAGAAATATCATCGTGGTGAGGACCTGTATGATAAAAAACCTCATTGCTCAGCGACTCAGTTCCTTTTTTTATTTTACTTTCAATAGAATTGATAACACCCTGTACGGTAGCTTCATTAAGACCAGGAATTAATTTTGTATACTGATCTTCTTTCAGGTCATCCAGAGTAAGATGCTCTGCGTATTTATTGATCTTCTGAGTTAGAGACATCACCGCCTTATCTGTCTTTTCCTGAGACCAACTGCCTGATTGGTAGTAGTCATCAACATAATCATTCAGCATGCTTGCAGCTCCTAATGTGAGATAAAATCTACCGTTCGGAAGGTTAGCAAGAACGGAAGCAGGATATAAATTAGAAGGAGGTAATTCCAATGCACTTTTAATCATAGGCGCTTTTGCCTCTCCTGCTGCAAAAATAATGGCTACAGCTTCTTTGTTATAGGCAATGGTTTCCAACCCTATTGTAATCACCAGTCGCTCTCTTGAAATTTCAATCCCTCCAAGATCTCCGGCTGCAACAGCCTGTGTTTCAAAGTTAGTAGAAGTCAGGCGGGTTGTTGAATATGGATCAGAGCCTTTGATGTTAAAAGCAATATGCCCATCCGGACCTATTCCACCAAGGAAAAAACCAATTCCTCCCAGTTTACGGATTTTTTGCTCGTATTCCGAACACCAGTTATCGATAAGGAAAATGGACTCTTTTTGCAATTTTTCCATTGGGTTTTCAGCCTCACGGTACCTTAGTTCAAGGTTTACTTTGCTGTCCGGAAAAACCTCCTCAAAACTTTTACCTTCAGCCAAAGGGATTTTATCACAATTAATAAGCAAGGCATTTTCTTTCTTTAGGCCAAAACCTTCAATATAATATTTGTTGACATAATGATAAAAGCTATTGCCCTGTGATGATTTTATAGGATAAAACTCATCGATCTGAACAAAGTGCAAATCAGCCAGTGATGGCTTTTCTTTGAATAATAATTGATGCTTTTCTCTTAGCTCAACAACGTTTTCTTTTTCCCAGTTTTCAAGGATGTACTTTGTCCAATAAATAAAATATTCAGGCGTCTTTCCCGTAGGAAGACTGATGACCCCTTTAGGGTTTTGGGAAACCCATTCTAAAAAGCGAAATGCTGAAAGCATTCCCAGTTTAGGAAAATTGTCAACCACAATGTAAGGGACATTCACTTGGCTATTTCTTGGAACGTCATTCAAAAAAGTTTGCTCTACTGGCGTAAAAGTTTTATTGTTTTCCATCTTGGAGGTTTTTTATTATGTTGAATATAATATAAAATTCTGAATCTACGCCAGTAACTCAGGATTCTCTTTAAAGGTTTTCCACAATAACTCCCCAAACAGGGTATTAGACCACGCAAACCACGCTCTTGTAAATTTTTTATCATCATCTTTATGGAAAGACTCATGCATAAATCCGGTTCCGCCATGCGTTTTTTGTAATGTTTGTATACACCATCTGATCTCGCCTTTATCTTTTGTGGTAAGTGCTTTCATAATAATACTCATCGGCCAGATCATATCAAGACCAATATGTGGCCCTCCAATCCCTTCTGCCAGTTTTCCCTGGAAAAAGAATGGATTATCTTTCGACCACACATATTTTCTGGTATTCAGGTATACCGGATCGTCTTCTTTTACCGCATCAAGATAAGGCAGCCCTAACAAACTCGGGCAATTGGCATCATCCATCAGATTATAGCTTCCAAAACCATTGGTTTCAAAGGCATATATTTTTCCATATTCCGGATGATCATAAATTCCATATTTTTTGATGGCAGCCTCCACCTCATCGGCCAGACTATTTAATTGTTGAGCTAAAGCTTTTTCATTTTTTATCTGGGATACCATTTCTGCTGCCTGGCGTAAGCTTACCACAGCAAATAAATTGGAAGGAATAAGAAAGGCATAAATCGTAGCATCATCACTAGGACGGAACATCGAATTGATCAATCCAACAGGTTTTGTTGGATAACCATATCCACCCATTGGAATTCCATCAGTAGCCCAGGCTGTTGTACGTTCGAATTTATATGGTCCTAAATCCTTTTTTCTCTGTTGTTCTATAAATGTCTGTAAAGTCAGTTTAATTCCCTGTAACCAATTTTGATCAAAAGGTTGGGTATCTCCGGTTGTCTTCCAGAAATGATAAGCCAGACGAATTGGATAACACAATGAGTCTATTTCCCACTTTCTTTCATGGATCCCCGGCTTCATATCGGTGTGATCATATTCTTTCCATTTACTTATTTTTTGATCATCATTATAGAATGCATTAGCATAAGGATCTTTTAAAATAAATTGTGTCTGCTTGTGAATGACCCCGGAAATAAGTTTATGCAGCTTTTCATCATTTTTTGAAAACTGAAGATAAGGAAAAACCTGGGCAGAGCTATCACGAAGCCACATGGCATCGATATCTCCGGTAATAACGTACGTATCAGGTGTTCCGTTATTTTCTGTATAGAAAACCGTTGTATCTAATGTGTTGGGAAAGCAGTTTTCAAAAAGCCATGTCAGTTCTTTGTTCTTCACTTTCTTTTTGAAAGCCGAGATTGCACTTTCTACCGATTCGCTGGTAAAATGTCTTTTATCTTTAGGAACACGGACAACAGGGAATTCTTCTACGCTTAATCCTTTTGCAAAAGCATTTTGCGCAAATAATAATCCGGCTCCTGCCAGTGCACTTGTTTTAATAAATTTTCTCCTTTCCATTGATACGTTTATTTCGTTATTTTTTATGAATTCTATTTTACGGGTTTATTTCCCATGACAAATTTTAATTCTCCTCCGTTCATGATATCATTGTGGTTCAATTCCCAGCTTTTGAATTCTTTGCCATTCAAAAACATTTTCTGAACGTATATATTTTTATCAGATATTTTGTCTGCAATCACCGTGAATGTTTTTCCATTTTCAAGCTTTAAAGAAGCTTTTGGAAATTGAGGCGCACCAATCGCATAAACCGCTTTTCCTGGGGTAACCGGGTAAAATCCTAAAGAGGAGAAAATATACCAGGCTGACATCTGTCCACAATCTTCATTGTTCACAATTCCGTCAGGTTTTGCTGCGTACATATGATCACGGATGTATTTGACCATTTTCTGGGTTTTATAAGGAGCATCGGCATAATTATACAGATAAGGAACGTGGTGCCCCGGCTCATCACCAAATCCTAAAGATCCAATGAATCCGGAAATATCAACATGCTGCTCTCCCACCATTTTAAGTTCTTCGGTAAATGTTTTATCTAATTTTTGCTCAAATCCTTTCTTTCCTCCGTACAGTGTAATCATCTCATCAATCTGATGCGGAACAAAGAAGTCGTATGCCCAAATATTTCCTGATACCCAGTGTGGCTGTAGTTTTTTCCAGTCATTTAAAGGAAAATCTGCCAGGAATTGCCCGTTTTTCTGCCTTGGCCAGAAGTGGTTATTTTCTTTATTAAATGTATTGAGGAAATTCATAGATCGTTTCTTATAGACTTCCGCATCTTCTTTCTTACCTAATTTTTCGGCAAGCTGCTGGATACACCAATCATCATAAGCATATTCAAGGGTTGCCGAAACAGAAGCACCATTTTCCGATGGGGTATAGCCCAGTTTGATGTAATCATTCAGGCCTCCGCCGCCATCACTACTACTCATTTTATCTGTTAGCGAAGCATCTTTCATGGCAGCAAATGCCTTTTCAGAGTCAATTCCCGGAACACCCTTGGAAATAGCATCCCAAATTACGGATACACTGTGATAGCCTAGCATACAAAAATTATCATAGCCACAAAGTTCCCAGATGGGCATATGATCCTTACGGTCTGTATATCTGCTGATCAGAGAATTTGCAAATTCCTTCGTGTGTTTCTGATCCATAATGGTCAGTAACGGATGTGTCGCACGGAAACCATCCCAATAAGAATAGGTACTATAATTCGTGAACCACTTCGTATTCATATTTTCTTCCGCAGCAACATAATCTCCATTCACATCCATATAAAGATTGGGTGCGATAAACGTATGATAAACGCCTGTATAGAAAATTTTTCTTTGGTCATCTGTTCCTCCTGTAATATCAAATCTGCTGATAAGATCTCTCCAGGTAGTTTGTGCTGTTTCTTTAGCTTTCGCGAAGTCTACATTTTTCGCCTCTGCATCAAAATTCTCCTGGGCCCCTTCCGTACTTACCGGAGATAAGGAAACCTTTACTTCAATGCTTTCATTTTCCTGTGTGGAAAATCTTACAAATGCTTTGGCATCTTTAGCAAGAGCAAATTTTTCATTCTCTTTTATTTTTCCTTCTGAATATACTCCGGAGGATTTAAATGGCTTTGAAAATTCCATAACGAAATAAGCAAACCTTTTACCTCCCCAGCCGTTACTGTAACAATAACCTTTGATCTTATTATTGCCCTCAATACTTACCAGCGTATGATAAATATTTCCGAAGATTTTATTGGTGGGGTCAATGATGATATTAGACTCCTCACTCTTTGGAAATGTGTATTTATGAAAACCCACTCTTGGAGAGGCTGTCAGCTCAGCTTTAATCCCATAACTGTCCAGCATCACAGAATAATAGCCGGGAGATGCAGTTTCTCTTTCATGACTGAATTTAGAACGATACCCACTTTCAGGATTTTCTTCTGTTCCGGGAACCATTTTTATTTTTCCGGTGGTAGGCATTACCAAAATATCTCCAAGATCTGCCCATCCTGTTCCACTCAGATGATTATGACTGAACCCCATAATGGTTTTGCTACTGTAATGATAACCTGAGCACCAGTCCCAGTCACCACTTTTCGTATTCTGATCAGGACTCAGCTGTATCATCCCGAAGGGTGTAGTTGCTCCCGGAAAGGTATGACCATGCCCACCAGTCCCAATAAACGGATCTACCCATGAAAGAATATCATTCTTTCGTTGTTGAGCATTTCCGGTTTGAGAAAGCAGCGTGATTAAAAAATAGATAAGCAGTTCTTTTTTCATAATAGAGAGATCTTGAACATTTTTAAGACAACACAAAAAAATGAAATTTTTATTTTAAAACCGAGAAAATAATGTGTTTCATTCTTATTTTATCCCTAATTTATATAGAATTGTTTTTCATAAAGTCAATAATTTCGGAAATATATCCGAATGCCATAGAAACAACAGTATCTGCAGCACCATAATATACAGTTACTTTATCTCCTTCCGATAAGGCTGCACAAGGGAAAACCACATTCGGAACATCCCCGGTAAGTTCATACACTTCTGCTGGAGCCAACAGGTAAGATTTTGTCCTGAACAATACTTTCGTAGGATCTTCCAGATCGAGCAAAGCAGCGCCCATAGAGTACCTGAACCCTCTGCAGGTGTTGATCACTCCGTGATAAAAAAGCAACCAGCCTTCATCTGTTTTTATAGGAACCGGCCCTCCTCCTATTTTAGTACATTGCCAGGCACTGTCTTCAAATGGAGTAACCTTCATTACACAACGGTGTTCGCCCCAATATTTCATGTCAGGACTGTAGCTGATATAAATGTCTCCAAACGGCGTATGTCCGTTATCACTCGGTCTGCTCAACATGGCATATTTCCCGTTAATTTTTTCAGGAAAAAGGACTCCGTTTCTGTTAAAAGGTAAAAAAGCATTTTCACACTGAAAAAATTCTTTGAAGTCAAACGTATAACCAATCCCAATAGTAGGACCATGATAACCATTACACCAGGTAATCCAGTAACGATCTTCAATGAATGCAACACGAGGGTCATATTTATAATCAGATTCGATCATTTCCGTATTTCCCGCTTTCATTTCAATAGGATCGTGGTGGATATCCCAATGAATACCATCCTTGCTGAAACCTGCAAAAATATTCATCTGCACGGCTTTGTTATCACATCTGAAAACGCCCGCAAAGCCATCTTCAAAAGGAACTACCGCACTATTGAATATGCTGTTTGATGTAGGTATCGCATATCTGTCGATAATTGGGTTTTCGGAAAAACGCCACATAATATCGTGGCTATTCGCCGGACGATCCTGCCAAGGGATCACTGCTGATTGAGGTGTCATAAAGTATTTTTACTTTTATTTAAGTTATTTAATAATGAATTAGTGTTCTTCTTGCTTTTCAGTATGTGGAAAAGGAGCTATCAACGTAACCACAAATGCCGGTATGGTCGCAATGAGAACCCAGATAAAAAACATTTTGTATCCTATCCAGTCACTGATCATCCCACTGAACATTCCAGGAATCATCACACCAAGGTTCATAATGCCTGTTGCAAATGCATAATGTGCTGTTTTATGTTTTCCCGGTGCTATCTGCTGCATCATATACAGCATCAGCCCTACAAAACCAAACCCATAGCCAAAATATTCAACGACCACTGCAATGCTTACAGGAAGAAGAGTATCCGGCTGATAATGAGCTAATAAAGCATATACTACAAATGGAATATTAAAAGCGCAGCATAACCAGATTAACGATCTTTTTAATCCCCGGGCAGAAATAAAATATCCTGCTAAAACAGATCCTAAAATAAAGGCTGCAGAGCCGTAGGTTCCATAAATAAGCCCAATATCCGATGTAGATAACCCCAAACCTCCTGAAGTTCTCGAAGCTTTGAAAAACAAGGGTGCTATCTTGATAGCAAACCCTTCTGCAAAACGATACAAAATAATAAAGAGCACGGACCAGAGAATCTTCTTTTTTGTAAAAAATGAGGTGATTACCTCCACAAGTTCTTTACGGATATTTCCTGTAGTCTTCGCATTTTTCTGCTTTTCCCTATTATTTTCTTTTGGTAAAACAGAGTAATGATAAACACCCAAGATAAAGAATAAAAGCGCATAGACTCCCATAATGATCATCCAGGCTTTAGTAATCCCTTGTGTTTTTTCAAGTACTCCTGCAAAATAAACCAGAACTCCACTGCTAATAATTTTTGCCAGATTATAAAAGGCTCCCTGCCATCCAATATATTTTGCCTGTTCCTTATTTGTCAAAAAATTGATATAAGTTCCGTCTGCTGCAATATCATGAGTTGCTCCACAAAATGCAACAACTGCAAAAAGCGCGATGCTGTATTTGAAAAATCCAGGCAAAGGCAGGCTGAATGCAATTAATGCAAACAAAATCCCAATGGCAAACTGAGTGGCAACAACAAAAAACTTTTTGGTTTTATAAATCTCCAAAAAAGGACTCCAAAGGGGTTTTATAGTCCAGGAAAATAGAATAAGGGCTGTCCAGAAAGCAATCTTAGAATCCGAAACTCCCATGTCTTTATACATAATCCCGGAAACTGCATTAATCGTGACAAAGGGTACCCCCATTGCAAAATACAATGTTGAAATCCAGAAGATAAGTGGTATTGAACGAGTTCCGGAATTGTTTTTTCCCATGTTAAATTGATAGATACTAAAAAGAGGACATCTCAAAAGTTCCATTCCGAATTAAACGAAACATTGTGAGAAATAAAAAAATACTGTAATTTTTTATGCCGGAATGAAAAGCAGGTATCCATACCTTTCATTTGAGACGGCCTCTGTACTTTAAATTATTTATTGAGTTCCTATTATGGTTTTTTATCCCACCAAAGTTTTGTTCCTCCTGTATCAGGCCCATTCAGTGTTTGAAGGGCTCTTTGATAACCTGGGCCATTATTTTCACGGTATTTTAAAGGAATTGGTATTCTTCTGATAAAGCCTTGAGTACTGATCGTTCCTTGGCTGTTATTTATAATATTAGGGAATATTTTAGGATAACCTGTCCTTCTTTGCTCAGCCCATGCCTCAGAACCATTAGGATACAATGATATCCACTTTTGCGTAATGATACGCTCCAGCTTTCTTTCAAAATTTTCTCCATTATTCCATTGAATCGTAATCGTACTCAATATAGGATTACCAAGGTTTACATTGTTGGTTGGATTTTTAGGATCTACATAAGCTTGCTGTATGGAAGTCGCATCATTGATATAAGTGTTGTAGGCTGCCGATTTCCCCCACTCTTCCAAAGATGTTTGTACCCCTCTCTCATAGTTCGTTTTTGCATCTCCTGCTCCGGCATATCCCCTGATGGCTGCTTCAGCTTTTAAAAACCAGGTTTCTGCAGCAGTATATAATTTAGCCAATCCTTGAGTTTGTGAAAAATAATCACCATAAGCTGATTGGGCAATATTATTAGAGAAGCTACCATAACGATCTTTACTTCCTCCTAAGTCTATACCCAAACGGACTCCTATGTATTGATTGGCCACATCCGAATCAGTAGCTTTTGTAATATAGGAAGGAAGTCTTGGGTCATTATAACCATTAAGATAAGACGTTAGAGAAGCTCCCGCCTTACAGTCGGAATAGTTATATATTACAACATACACCGGAGATAGAGAGCCATAACGAACTGCTGCATTCTGCGCATTATTTTCAATAAAGCCAACAGGAGAACTTAATGCTTCTTCTGCGTACATCTTGGAACCAACAGGATCTACATAAGACATACGCATTGCAAGCCTTAACTTAAGAGAATTGGCAAATTTAGCCCACGATAATGGCTCTCCATTGAAGGTCGCATCAGATTTTTTAAGAACCGTTTTGTCCTCTACTCCTAAATTAGACTGTAAAACCTCAATAGCTTTCGATAGATCACGGATAAAGTATTTATAAGCATCTTGTTGCGAATCATAATCTACCGAATAATCGGAGTTTGATTGTCCAAATTTACTATAAATCACAGGGCCGTGTTTATCGGATACATTGGCGGCTGATAAAACTCTTATGATATTAAACACAGCATAACTTCCCTTAAAATCAACATTGGCGTATAGTTTCTTTTGAGTTTGTTCAAAATCAACATATCGCTGCATAGATTCTTCCAGTTGGTTTTTCATAATCCACTCATTCCACCCACTATTCATGAAATAATTATTATTCCAATTCCAACCTCCGGTCGCCGTACTAAA from Chryseobacterium piperi encodes:
- a CDS encoding glucosamine-6-phosphate isomerase, translated to MENNKTFTPVEQTFLNDVPRNSQVNVPYIVVDNFPKLGMLSAFRFLEWVSQNPKGVISLPTGKTPEYFIYWTKYILENWEKENVVELREKHQLLFKEKPSLADLHFVQIDEFYPIKSSQGNSFYHYVNKYYIEGFGLKKENALLINCDKIPLAEGKSFEEVFPDSKVNLELRYREAENPMEKLQKESIFLIDNWCSEYEQKIRKLGGIGFFLGGIGPDGHIAFNIKGSDPYSTTRLTSTNFETQAVAAGDLGGIEISRERLVITIGLETIAYNKEAVAIIFAAGEAKAPMIKSALELPPSNLYPASVLANLPNGRFYLTLGAASMLNDYVDDYYQSGSWSQEKTDKAVMSLTQKINKYAEHLTLDDLKEDQYTKLIPGLNEATVQGVINSIESKIKKGTESLSNEVFYHTGPHHDDISLGLLPYIHYQSRNETNTSYYSVLTSGFTAVTNKFLIKILNDTLSFVEKGEVEMLNYPDFFEVGYKNKKDKDVYHYLINIASGDEYERSRAVSHRMVRSIVELWDLKSKSDLSEKIREIIATVNSSYDGQNPESKIQILKGMIREYEEELVWAHFGVRTKNVSHLRLGFYTGAIFTEKPNRERDVLPILQELKEINPTVISLAFDPEGSGPDTHYKVLQAIAEAVREWGKEKDLSKLKIWGYRNVWYQFNAADVTHVFPVSLNAMSTMDESFTNSYLSQVEASFPSYRYNGKFSHLSIQTWVEQLNAVQLILGKPYFYDNGSPRLRATHGLLFFKEMNVEEFLQSARELEKSTEGQF
- a CDS encoding glycoside hydrolase family 125 protein, with the translated sequence MERRKFIKTSALAGAGLLFAQNAFAKGLSVEEFPVVRVPKDKRHFTSESVESAISAFKKKVKNKELTWLFENCFPNTLDTTVFYTENNGTPDTYVITGDIDAMWLRDSSAQVFPYLQFSKNDEKLHKLISGVIHKQTQFILKDPYANAFYNDDQKISKWKEYDHTDMKPGIHERKWEIDSLCYPIRLAYHFWKTTGDTQPFDQNWLQGIKLTLQTFIEQQRKKDLGPYKFERTTAWATDGIPMGGYGYPTKPVGLINSMFRPSDDATIYAFLIPSNLFAVVSLRQAAEMVSQIKNEKALAQQLNSLADEVEAAIKKYGIYDHPEYGKIYAFETNGFGSYNLMDDANCPSLLGLPYLDAVKEDDPVYLNTRKYVWSKDNPFFFQGKLAEGIGGPHIGLDMIWPMSIIMKALTTKDKGEIRWCIQTLQKTHGGTGFMHESFHKDDDKKFTRAWFAWSNTLFGELLWKTFKENPELLA
- a CDS encoding GH92 family glycosyl hydrolase, whose translation is MKKELLIYFLITLLSQTGNAQQRKNDILSWVDPFIGTGGHGHTFPGATTPFGMIQLSPDQNTKSGDWDWCSGYHYSSKTIMGFSHNHLSGTGWADLGDILVMPTTGKIKMVPGTEENPESGYRSKFSHERETASPGYYSVMLDSYGIKAELTASPRVGFHKYTFPKSEESNIIIDPTNKIFGNIYHTLVSIEGNNKIKGYCYSNGWGGKRFAYFVMEFSKPFKSSGVYSEGKIKENEKFALAKDAKAFVRFSTQENESIEVKVSLSPVSTEGAQENFDAEAKNVDFAKAKETAQTTWRDLISRFDITGGTDDQRKIFYTGVYHTFIAPNLYMDVNGDYVAAEENMNTKWFTNYSTYSYWDGFRATHPLLTIMDQKHTKEFANSLISRYTDRKDHMPIWELCGYDNFCMLGYHSVSVIWDAISKGVPGIDSEKAFAAMKDASLTDKMSSSDGGGGLNDYIKLGYTPSENGASVSATLEYAYDDWCIQQLAEKLGKKEDAEVYKKRSMNFLNTFNKENNHFWPRQKNGQFLADFPLNDWKKLQPHWVSGNIWAYDFFVPHQIDEMITLYGGKKGFEQKLDKTFTEELKMVGEQHVDISGFIGSLGFGDEPGHHVPYLYNYADAPYKTQKMVKYIRDHMYAAKPDGIVNNEDCGQMSAWYIFSSLGFYPVTPGKAVYAIGAPQFPKASLKLENGKTFTVIADKISDKNIYVQKMFLNGKEFKSWELNHNDIMNGGELKFVMGNKPVK
- a CDS encoding glycoside hydrolase family 130 protein, which produces MTPQSAVIPWQDRPANSHDIMWRFSENPIIDRYAIPTSNSIFNSAVVPFEDGFAGVFRCDNKAVQMNIFAGFSKDGIHWDIHHDPIEMKAGNTEMIESDYKYDPRVAFIEDRYWITWCNGYHGPTIGIGYTFDFKEFFQCENAFLPFNRNGVLFPEKINGKYAMLSRPSDNGHTPFGDIYISYSPDMKYWGEHRCVMKVTPFEDSAWQCTKIGGGPVPIKTDEGWLLFYHGVINTCRGFRYSMGAALLDLEDPTKVLFRTKSYLLAPAEVYELTGDVPNVVFPCAALSEGDKVTVYYGAADTVVSMAFGYISEIIDFMKNNSI
- a CDS encoding MFS transporter; amino-acid sequence: MGKNNSGTRSIPLIFWISTLYFAMGVPFVTINAVSGIMYKDMGVSDSKIAFWTALILFSWTIKPLWSPFLEIYKTKKFFVVATQFAIGILFALIAFSLPLPGFFKYSIALFAVVAFCGATHDIAADGTYINFLTNKEQAKYIGWQGAFYNLAKIISSGVLVYFAGVLEKTQGITKAWMIIMGVYALLFFILGVYHYSVLPKENNREKQKNAKTTGNIRKELVEVITSFFTKKKILWSVLFIILYRFAEGFAIKIAPLFFKASRTSGGLGLSTSDIGLIYGTYGSAAFILGSVLAGYFISARGLKRSLIWLCCAFNIPFVVYALLAHYQPDTLLPVSIAVVVEYFGYGFGFVGLMLYMMQQIAPGKHKTAHYAFATGIMNLGVMIPGMFSGMISDWIGYKMFFIWVLIATIPAFVVTLIAPFPHTEKQEEH
- a CDS encoding SusD/RagB family nutrient-binding outer membrane lipoprotein, with protein sequence MKANILKVCFSLSLCIGLSSCTNDFGDINSEYANVTNEVLQADFTGLVNRLNLAQRNIVYQTDYMYQLQNNLNADFYSGYFSTATGGWNWNNNYFMNSGWNEWIMKNQLEESMQRYVDFEQTQKKLYANVDFKGSYAVFNIIRVLSAANVSDKHGPVIYSKFGQSNSDYSVDYDSQQDAYKYFIRDLSKAIEVLQSNLGVEDKTVLKKSDATFNGEPLSWAKFANSLKLRLAMRMSYVDPVGSKMYAEEALSSPVGFIENNAQNAAVRYGSLSPVYVVIYNYSDCKAGASLTSYLNGYNDPRLPSYITKATDSDVANQYIGVRLGIDLGGSKDRYGSFSNNIAQSAYGDYFSQTQGLAKLYTAAETWFLKAEAAIRGYAGAGDAKTNYERGVQTSLEEWGKSAAYNTYINDATSIQQAYVDPKNPTNNVNLGNPILSTITIQWNNGENFERKLERIITQKWISLYPNGSEAWAEQRRTGYPKIFPNIINNSQGTISTQGFIRRIPIPLKYRENNGPGYQRALQTLNGPDTGGTKLWWDKKP